The following DNA comes from Carassius auratus strain Wakin unplaced genomic scaffold, ASM336829v1 scaf_tig00015289, whole genome shotgun sequence.
TGAAGAAAAgcctgattttctttcttcttggaGGTGGTGATGGGGTGTGGAAATCATCCGTGATGATCTGACCTACTTCTTTGACCTTTTGTTCAGAATCCCAACCGAAGATTGTTTGAAGAAGAATACTCGGAGctaaatttgttttctttttctttgttaaattaaaatgctaaccaataaatatacaaacaaagaGTTCACTTTTTTTGTTGAGACTAAAAATGCTTCTAACACTTCGTGGTGTACATTCAGGAACATTCATATTGAAAGTGAAAAATgcaatgtaaaacaaacaaacaaactgaaaaaaaaaatcactttaagagTTAACAATAAACATTgccttaataataatttatataatattacaaattatttctatgtgtgtgttttttttctccagtccAAGGTCCCTGCCAgggtaatgtgtttttttttttattatagtttttcttTTGAGGGAATCCAGATGTAAGGTCCAGACTGTTCCTCTATCACCATCTTACACTGGCTATAAATGTCCTCTAGCGTCTCTCCTTGAACCAGCGCTGTAaggaaaagagaaagagtttttgtcattttgcacCACAAGAGGTAAGAAACCCTGATGACagtttcataatgatatttttaaCTTAAAGGCCCATCAGCCACATTATTGCTATGGATTCTTGTGCATTCATTTTAAGAACAGCCATTTACCCAGCAACAGAATATCTAAAAAAGTAATGAGAATTATGTAGCCTATgcctattcatttaaaaatattttgtattttttctgttaagaaaaataattattctatTTAAGCATGCAACATTATAAGGAAAGCAACAGACTTTTTAAATCTCTTCCAGGAGCTTTCTTGCAGATGCAGAGCAAAAAAAGCAGTAGTCAAACGTGTTCAAAATGCCCTCATATTAATCATAATGTCACTGCATGCTTTTTCATATTCCTCTCAGGGGTCACGGTAATGCAAATTTCAAGAGCAAGTTGATGTGTTTCACTCAGGGGAGACCATCAGCAACATGGCTCTGCTGTCAAACATGATGGATGTAATAGGCTGCAGGGGTTGGCCTCTGAGGTAATGTATATGCAAGAGAATATCAGAATATGCAAATGAGGTGATTTCCAAGCATAAAGGGGCCTCTCAGGTCCTCTGGATGGATTAGGAAATTTTTCTGTTACCTGAGAAATACTCGCCAAACTCCTGCTCCAGTTTCATGGCACGGTCGTACGTCTTTTTGGCCTGTTCCTCCGTCAACCTCTTATTCATCTCCCTGAAACGCACAGATTTTAGAAGTGTATCAGTCCCTGAGTCTGAGTGCAGaggaatttgtattatttatggaacatatATGGCATCATAGAGGTGTGTGGTAAACTTACATTAAGGACTCAATGGATCTAGGCTTTATAAAGATGGCAATGGGGTAGAGTTGTGCTACTTGTAGTCGTTTTATCGCATTCCCAGACACGTCAAGTATGCAGTGTTTTCCCTAGAAAAGCAAAAAAGTTCTTGCTAAATTCTAGGAAGCTGAACAGTAGAGTAAGGGGCCATTCATAAAAGACACATTCAAGGCCACAAGGACAAGTGTTGGCCTATGACATGTTTAGCAAGGAAAAGTCCTCTAAAATATCGACGTTGACTCTTTACCACATTACTGGCAAGTACTGTACATCTGGAACATGCTAAACTGGCTAGGCAACCCAAATTGTGAAATTTATTTTAGGCAAGGAAAGcttatttacattatttcattCACAATGGAATTTCAAAGCGCTAATAGAATATAAACATTAATGTATAAATAGTAATGCTGTGGTTATAAAACTACTGACCCTCTCAGCCACGTATTTGACAGATTGTACACTGGTTCCATACAGATTTTCATTGTACTGTCCAGCCTCGATGAACTTGTGCTCTTGGATGTCTTTCTCCATCTGCTCTCGCGAGGACACAAAGTGATAATCTCTCCCATCCACTTCATAATCTCGCTTTGATCTGGTAGTATCTGAAATTAGTAAAAAAGAAATCCAAGCTTTAGTTTTTGGTACACTTGGGTACTCTGTTCTACAATACATagaaatcatcatcattattattaacatacaCGTCAATAAGAAATACCTTAAGTTGTCAGAGGACGGAGGGAAAGTCTACTTTCAATTACAAATGAACTATTATATGTCTACCTTTCAGGGTGACATATTAAGAGATGGAGATTTCTAAGCAGAAATACCCATAGATCCCACTGACTAGATGAATTGTATACTACAGGGAATAACTATTACACTTTCTACTTATAATCTTGCTCACTGCAGACTAATATTCTCACTTACCTTCTTGATCAGAACTGTTAGccgcttttttaaattatgaacaaACAAAAACGGTTTAATAAAAGTCtggaaaactgaaaaacaaacaataaataaactgtttaagATGTAAAACATGAAAGAGCTCTGTGGCACTCATCAGCAAACTCTCAGAATGACATGGGATTTTTATTCTGAGATGAAGACCTACATAgttttgtcaatattttaatattttgactaATATATGTAGCACAAGCCAACAAAGCTCTTTCCCAATAAACAAGGGAAGGACAAATAGAAAACAAAGGAAATGTTACAATTTGTGGATTACGAAGGGATACCTTCAAGGTTTGCTCTAAAtgcttttcatgttttttatttatatgtaattactCTTTAGACCACTTGTAACTTCTGAAAACATCACTAGTGACTTAGTTGAAGTTTGTTAATCAGCAGACCTTGAAGTTGTATCACAGCACAATGAAATTAGTTTTTAGGAACTGGATTTAAGCACACTGGGACAGTAGGGAACACCACGGACTCTTATGGTCAGGCCACTCACCTTACCATTTCATTTTGATGAACCCCACCAGAACTGCTATCAGCACAAAGGCTTAAAAACCCAAGACTACTGGATTTAATTACAAACTACCTTGGCCAGAGGTTTTTCTAACACTCCAATTGATATCCATGATGGCCCAAGTGAGAATAACACAGTACAATATTGCTCAGTTGGGCTCTTTTAAGATATCGGTTGAGTCAGCCTCTACTGAAGGTTAGTATCTGTGCATActaaagatataataataaataattaatgaaatatcCATTGATAGTTTAGTTTATCTAATAATTTAACCACCTGGGCAGGAACCGCATGATCTCTGTAGGGTACTTACGTGGCACACATGATCCAAACTTGTCCGGGAACTCGGAAATGAGGTCATCGTTGATTCTATCCTTCATGGGCCCCAAGATTATTACTGGTCTAGCGTAATTAACTGTTCAAACAGATAATACAGGCACAGAAAATCTCGGGTTTCAAATCGAACACCAATCACGTAATCTATTTACACTTACTGTGAACGTCATACAGTTCAAGAATGAGAGACAGTGGAGAGGCACTTACTCTCTTGTCTGATGACGGGCTCATATGAGAGGATCAGTTCCTCTTGACTCCCTGGAAACAGAACAGAATAACATACTCAGTGGGGAGGGTGGTAATGAGAGGACTCCGCTTGCTTTTTGCAGAACGCCGGTGATCAGCATGGCCACATTTGGTGCGCCCTTCACCAAGGTCTCTCATCTCAGAGCACAGCTCAAGTGGAAGTGTAAATGAGTTACTGAGCATGTAATGTCATCACGTGCTTGTTGACAAggacatttatattaaaaaaagagaaaaataaaaaaagtgtgacaaAATTGAGTTAGCGCTCATTTGGGAGATTAAAGGTATCAGTGGAAAGGCGATGATGGACAACAGAAAAGCAATTTAATCGCAGATGAGACTGAAGTTTCAGAAAGTGGCAATACTAATTGAATATAATAGTCCAATTATGGAAACCCAGGTCCAATGTGACGCTAGTTGTGAGGTGGTCTGCGCACACAGGGACTTAGAGAGCCAGAGGAGTTTATTTTTAGACCTGGAACGAACAGGAGGAGGCTGCCGCAGGAACACAATATGGTTATTATCCATCGATTCAATCCCAGATAGGATCGAGTGTTATTCTGAGCTAGAGCTTCATTGTTCTCATTGGCAGTGGTAATATTAAACTATAGAGAATGAATCACACATAAATCAGCTTCTGTGTAGTGCTCCACTcttacagaaaacaatttaaGTGCTGTGGAAATGCTAGATGGCCTCTTGTGTAGTATTGCCATAAACACAAAGGATTATGTCCATTTAAAGCCTTACAAACACAAAGCACATTTTGAAGCTCTGTTTGGCAACCTAATGAACTGCCCACAGAAGCATAATATTGAGGCATCAAAATATGTTACAAATATTTTGCCTCCAAATATTTCATGTTTGGCCAAATTCTAATGGCAACACTGCATGTTTACATTACTGATCCCATTCAAGCAGATGCGATGAGAAAAATGTTGactataattaaacattttattcaacacTTATAAAATTTTgagttaaaaattattattttacctaatatctgaacatgcaaatTTTATAGAGTGGAGCTCTATTGTTAGCACCAGACTCAACTGAATATATTATTGCAAGTTGAGTCTCACAT
Coding sequences within:
- the LOC113074652 gene encoding disks large homolog 2-like isoform X18 yields the protein MMNHSMSSGSGSLRTNQKRSLYVRALFDYERAKDSGLPSQGLSFRYGDILHVINASDDEWWQARRVTPEGDSEEMGVIPSKRRVERKERARLKTVKFNAKPGSLDSKGSFSEKRRKNFIFSRKFPFYKNKDADEQDGSDSERSQEELILSYEPVIRQEINYARPVIILGPMKDRINDDLISEFPDKFGSCVPHTTRSKRDYEVDGRDYHFVSSREQMEKDIQEHKFIEAGQYNENLYGTSVQSVKYVAERGKHCILDVSGNAIKRLQVAQLYPIAIFIKPRSIESLMEMNKRLTEEQAKKTYDRAMKLEQEFGEYFSALVQGETLEDIYSQCKMVIEEQSGPYIWIPSKEKL